GGTGCCGCTCGACGAGGGCGGCGTCGGTGATCGCCTCGAGCGAGTCCACCGAGAAGATCATCTCGCCGCCGGGCTTGAGGATGCGGAAGGCGTGCCGCAGGACGTTCACGTGGTCCGGGATGTGCTCGATCACGCAGATGCTGAAGACGCGGTCGAAGCTGTCGTCCGCGAATCCCGCCTGCTCGAGGGGGACGTCGAGGAAATCCGCCCGGACGCGCCCCGGCAGGTGGCGCGCGAACCAGCGCGCCCGCGCGACGAAGCCGGGGTCGACGTCCAGGCCCGTGACGTGCCCGCAGCGCCGCCCCAGAAGCAGGGTGTGGTTGCCGATGCCGCAGCCGATGTCCAGGACCCGCTCGTCGCCCCGCCAGGCGAGGCCGCGCGTGAGCTCGGCGAACTCGTAGATCTTGAACGGGCTGTAGGTGAAGTAGATGTGCGGGTAGAGGCGCAGCTTCAGCAGCAGCAGCCACAGCAGGTTCTTCACGCGGCACCTCGGCGGTCGGCGGTGGTCGTCAGTTCCGGCGGCTGGCCCGGCGCAGCGTCTCGCGCTCCTGTTCGGTGAGGCTGGCGAGGCCCTCGCGGGAGATCTTCTCCAGCAGGCGGTCGACCTCGTCGCGGGGCTCGGGTCCGGGGGCGGTTCCGGACGCGGGCGGCGGCGCGTCGTCCAGGACGTGGAAGCGGCCGCGGGCCCGCTTGCGGCGGCGCGCGCGGGTGAACTTGCGCCAGAGGCCGTCGCCGACCTTCAGGTAGAGCACGCCGAACAGGATGCCCCCGAGGTGGGCGAGGTGCCCCACGCTCGACGGGGTCCGGGACGCCAGCAGCTCGAAGACCCCCAGGCCGATCACGAACCACTTCACCTTGATCGGGATCAGGAACCAC
This is a stretch of genomic DNA from bacterium. It encodes these proteins:
- a CDS encoding class I SAM-dependent methyltransferase; the protein is MKNLLWLLLLKLRLYPHIYFTYSPFKIYEFAELTRGLAWRGDERVLDIGCGIGNHTLLLGRRCGHVTGLDVDPGFVARARWFARHLPGRVRADFLDVPLEQAGFADDSFDRVFSICVIEHIPDHVNVLRHAFRILKPGGEMIFSVDSLEAITDAALVERH